In one Pseudomonadales bacterium genomic region, the following are encoded:
- a CDS encoding sigma-70 family RNA polymerase sigma factor, giving the protein MIDDGLENNPLVSRRELSKVHEGAFMWALSLTGRDREAAEDVIQQAYLRVVEGRARFEGRATLKTWLFSVIRNVARHEHRRGLLHRFGLTRLGLLEVGTEAASPDSRSPHEASADESIRASMRRLSPRQREVLELVIDAEFTLEEVAAILGISLGSARTHYHRAKQQLRRDLAGRIHE; this is encoded by the coding sequence ATGATTGACGATGGCCTTGAGAACAACCCGCTGGTGTCGCGACGTGAGCTGTCCAAGGTCCACGAGGGCGCATTCATGTGGGCTCTGTCCCTTACCGGGAGAGATCGTGAGGCGGCGGAAGACGTGATACAGCAGGCTTATCTGCGTGTGGTTGAAGGCCGCGCCCGGTTCGAAGGCCGCGCGACCCTGAAAACCTGGCTGTTCTCGGTGATACGCAATGTGGCGCGCCATGAACACCGGCGGGGATTGCTGCACCGGTTCGGGCTGACTCGCCTGGGCCTTCTGGAGGTCGGTACTGAGGCGGCATCGCCCGACAGCCGTTCGCCGCATGAGGCGTCAGCGGACGAGTCGATTCGAGCATCGATGCGGCGGCTTTCACCGCGCCAGCGGGAGGTGCTCGAACTTGTGATCGATGCTGAGTTCACCCTCGAGGAGGTCGCCGCAATCCTGGGGATTTCACTGGGCAGTGCGCGCACCCACTACCACCGGGCAAAGCAGCAGTTGCGGCGGGATCTGGCAGGTCGAATCCATGAGTAA
- a CDS encoding sodium:solute symporter family protein: protein MSSTLLGFVIAYLVLSIGIGVYAATRVHNASDYITAGRSLPMFIVIAMVFATWFGAETVLGIPATFLDENLGGTISDPFGASLCLVLFGLVFARPLYRMGLLTLGDFYRRRFNRPVEAAMSFAIALSYLGWVAAQVTALGLVFGVISDGAITQGQGIIIGTAVVLLYTLFGGMWSVALTTVVQMTVIVVGLLWITSLVADMPEVNGIAPVIADAQAAGKFEFWPEASWAAIITFIAGLLTMGFGSIPQQDVFQRANSAKSEHVAVWGTTLGGLAYFAFAAVPVYLTYAATMVDPQSTATLLEQNAELVLPSFIATHMPMAAQVVFFGALLSVIMSTASGTLLAPSVTISENLLKPLLDTSKLSDARFLWITRCVVMMFAIGVMFYALWSLEASTGIHQMVENAYKVTLATAFVPLVAGLFWSRANNRGAAWSIAAGLVVWLVMEFVAPEAALPPQFAGFIASITGMLAGSLLGAAGSRV from the coding sequence ATGTCGTCCACTCTGCTCGGATTCGTCATCGCCTACCTGGTCCTCTCCATCGGTATCGGCGTATACGCGGCAACCCGGGTGCACAACGCCAGCGACTACATTACCGCCGGACGCAGTCTGCCGATGTTCATCGTGATCGCCATGGTATTCGCCACCTGGTTCGGCGCAGAAACTGTGCTCGGTATCCCGGCAACCTTCCTGGATGAAAATCTCGGCGGCACCATCTCCGACCCCTTCGGCGCATCCTTGTGTCTGGTTCTCTTCGGCCTTGTGTTCGCCCGTCCGCTGTACCGGATGGGACTGCTGACCTTAGGCGACTTCTACCGCCGCCGCTTCAACAGACCGGTGGAAGCCGCCATGAGCTTCGCCATCGCCCTGTCTTATCTGGGCTGGGTGGCCGCCCAGGTAACCGCACTCGGGCTGGTGTTCGGCGTGATCTCCGATGGTGCCATCACCCAGGGGCAGGGCATCATCATCGGTACCGCCGTGGTGCTCCTTTACACCCTGTTCGGCGGCATGTGGTCCGTGGCCCTCACTACGGTGGTGCAGATGACCGTCATCGTGGTCGGTCTGCTCTGGATCACCTCGCTGGTGGCCGACATGCCGGAGGTGAACGGCATTGCCCCGGTGATCGCCGACGCTCAGGCCGCAGGGAAGTTCGAATTCTGGCCCGAGGCAAGCTGGGCGGCCATCATCACTTTCATTGCCGGTCTGCTGACCATGGGCTTCGGCTCGATTCCCCAGCAGGACGTCTTTCAGCGTGCCAACTCGGCGAAGAGCGAGCACGTGGCGGTCTGGGGCACCACTCTGGGTGGCCTCGCCTACTTTGCTTTTGCAGCGGTACCCGTCTATCTGACCTACGCGGCCACCATGGTCGATCCCCAGTCCACCGCAACCCTGCTCGAACAGAACGCTGAACTGGTCTTGCCCTCCTTCATCGCAACGCACATGCCCATGGCGGCTCAGGTGGTATTTTTCGGCGCACTGCTGTCGGTAATCATGAGCACCGCCAGCGGCACCCTGCTCGCACCTTCGGTCACCATTTCGGAAAACCTGCTCAAACCGCTGCTCGACACCAGCAAGCTCAGCGACGCGCGCTTCCTCTGGATTACCCGCTGCGTGGTGATGATGTTCGCGATCGGAGTGATGTTCTACGCCCTGTGGTCGCTGGAAGCATCCACCGGCATCCATCAGATGGTGGAGAATGCCTACAAGGTGACCCTCGCTACCGCGTTTGTCCCCCTGGTCGCCGGTCTGTTCTGGTCACGGGCAAACAACCGGGGAGCTGCCTGGTCGATTGCGGCGGGTCTGGTGGTGTGGCTGGTGATGGAGTTTGTTGCACCGGAGGCCGCCCTGCCACCACAGTTCGCCGGTTTCATCGCCAGCATCACAGGCATGCTGGCCGGATCCCTGCTGGGAGCTGCCGGATCCCGCGTCTGA
- a CDS encoding carboxypeptidase M32: MSAYRELETLNTEITRLREVSAILSWDEACMMPSAAGPGRGEAMASLAMVLHERATNPRIGELLDQAQGSNEPLDEWQRANLREIGRNWVEATAVPGDLVHALSLATSRCEQTWRKARAANDWQTIQPLLDEVVHLSRIRADALADRLALSPYDALLDGYEPQLRSDDVTALFTDLKAFLLPLVDRIAGIRQAPLPIPGPFPIDAQQRLCESTMQLLGFDFDRGRFDVSHHPFCGGVPDDTRITTRYREDAFLESFMAICHETGHALYQQGLPAAWRNQPVGDALGAAVHESQSLLMELQVCRSRDFIGALAPTIRKHFDIPATDRAWSADNLFQLTTQVERSFIRVQADEVTYPLHVILRYELEQALLDGSLSVADLPQGWDGKMQEYLQLDTRGNFADGCMQDVHWFAGLFGYFPTYTLGALMAAQWFDCARKADASITTGIARADLQPLLAWLRPAVHAQGRRLTMQPLLAAVTGSELDAKFFKTHITNRYLNS; encoded by the coding sequence ATGAGCGCGTACCGGGAACTCGAAACCCTCAATACCGAAATCACCCGGCTGCGGGAGGTAAGTGCCATCCTGAGCTGGGACGAAGCCTGCATGATGCCCTCCGCTGCGGGACCCGGGCGGGGAGAGGCCATGGCATCGCTGGCGATGGTACTGCATGAACGCGCCACCAATCCCCGCATCGGCGAACTGCTCGATCAGGCCCAGGGCAGCAACGAACCCCTCGACGAGTGGCAGCGGGCCAATCTGCGGGAAATCGGCCGCAACTGGGTCGAAGCCACGGCAGTCCCCGGTGATCTGGTGCATGCACTGTCCCTGGCCACCTCCCGTTGCGAGCAGACCTGGCGCAAGGCCCGTGCTGCCAACGACTGGCAGACCATTCAGCCCCTGCTCGACGAGGTGGTGCATCTGAGTCGGATCCGTGCCGATGCCCTTGCCGACAGACTGGCTTTAAGCCCCTATGACGCTCTCCTCGACGGCTACGAACCCCAGCTGCGCAGCGACGATGTGACTGCCCTGTTCACAGACCTGAAAGCCTTTCTGTTGCCGCTGGTAGACCGCATCGCCGGAATCAGACAGGCACCACTGCCGATCCCCGGCCCCTTCCCGATCGATGCCCAGCAGCGCCTGTGCGAGTCCACCATGCAACTGCTTGGATTCGATTTTGATCGCGGTCGATTCGATGTCAGCCATCACCCTTTCTGTGGTGGTGTCCCCGACGACACACGGATCACCACACGCTACCGGGAAGACGCTTTCCTCGAATCATTCATGGCCATCTGTCACGAGACCGGTCACGCGCTCTACCAGCAGGGCCTGCCCGCCGCCTGGCGCAACCAGCCGGTCGGAGACGCTCTGGGCGCCGCAGTCCACGAAAGCCAGTCTCTGCTCATGGAGCTGCAGGTCTGCCGCTCACGAGACTTCATCGGCGCGCTTGCCCCCACCATCCGCAAACACTTCGACATCCCCGCCACCGACCGCGCCTGGTCTGCGGACAATCTCTTCCAGCTGACAACCCAGGTTGAACGCAGTTTCATCCGGGTACAGGCCGATGAGGTCACCTACCCCCTGCATGTGATTCTGCGCTATGAGCTCGAACAGGCGCTGCTCGACGGCTCCCTGTCTGTCGCCGATCTGCCCCAGGGCTGGGATGGGAAGATGCAGGAGTACCTGCAGCTCGACACCCGAGGCAACTTTGCCGATGGCTGTATGCAGGATGTGCACTGGTTCGCCGGCCTGTTCGGCTATTTTCCCACCTATACTCTGGGTGCGCTGATGGCCGCACAATGGTTCGACTGCGCCCGCAAAGCAGATGCGTCGATCACCACAGGCATCGCCAGGGCCGATCTGCAACCCCTGCTCGCCTGGCTGAGGCCGGCCGTGCACGCGCAGGGCCGGCGTCTGACAATGCAGCCACTGCTCGCAGCCGTGACCGGGTCCGAGCTCGACGCGAAATTTTTCAAGACCCACATCACCAACCGGTATCTGAACTCATGA
- a CDS encoding class I SAM-dependent methyltransferase — protein MSADVLTHNAASWNRQSTSGTSRWCVPVDVQTIEQARAGNWQVILTPNRPVPADWFPDLAGLRVLCLASGGGQQAPVLAAAGARVVSFDLSEEQLAKDMGVAAAVAAATGIPLELSCEQGNMADLSRFADGSFDLIFHPVSNVFAADVLPVWRECHRVLGNGGRLLSGFMNPDFYLFDHDDIETGGPLLVTRHLPYSDLHDLPADRLSARIGRQEALEFSHSLDAQIGGQIAAGFTIAGFYEDCWSDEASPLNRYMPTSMATLAIRG, from the coding sequence ATGAGCGCCGACGTCCTGACGCATAACGCAGCTTCCTGGAACCGACAATCCACCTCCGGTACCAGCCGCTGGTGTGTGCCGGTGGACGTGCAGACCATCGAGCAGGCCCGCGCCGGCAACTGGCAGGTGATCCTCACCCCGAACCGGCCGGTACCCGCCGATTGGTTTCCGGACCTGGCCGGTCTGCGGGTATTGTGCCTCGCATCGGGAGGCGGTCAGCAGGCACCGGTGCTGGCGGCAGCGGGTGCCCGGGTGGTGAGTTTCGATCTGTCTGAAGAGCAGCTGGCAAAGGATATGGGCGTGGCCGCTGCCGTGGCCGCGGCAACTGGAATCCCCCTCGAACTGAGCTGCGAACAGGGGAACATGGCAGATCTGTCCCGATTTGCGGATGGCAGCTTCGACCTGATATTCCATCCGGTATCCAACGTGTTTGCCGCCGACGTGCTGCCGGTGTGGCGCGAGTGTCACCGGGTACTGGGGAATGGCGGTCGTCTGCTGTCCGGTTTCATGAATCCGGATTTCTATCTCTTCGACCATGACGATATCGAAACCGGTGGTCCGCTGCTGGTGACCCGACACCTGCCTTATTCAGATCTGCACGACCTGCCGGCCGATCGCCTGTCCGCAAGAATCGGCCGGCAGGAAGCACTCGAATTCAGTCACAGTCTGGATGCCCAGATTGGCGGGCAGATTGCTGCAGGATTCACGATCGCGGGATTCTATGAAGACTGCTGGAGTGATGAAGCTTCTCCACTCAACCGTTATATGCCGACTTCGATGGCGACGCTGGCGATTCGGGGTTGA
- a CDS encoding class I SAM-dependent methyltransferase has translation MDLSDPQTREVFFDVHRDLPRQGPGNRASTERALEMARPLPEMPRVLDIGCGPGMQTLHLARALPDAQIQAIDGHKPFVVEAERRLKEAGFGERVTVSLADMTALPFQAEEFDLIWCEGAAYIMGVEEALEAWKPLLKVGGRLAFTEPVWLRDDAPRFLREWWEEEYPQLRDIKTLRKAVSGNGYRLLGDFPLPEEAWWDDYYKPMLRRIERLTANYKADPAAMSVLEECQVEIDHYRECSEYYSYLFLVLERV, from the coding sequence ATGGACTTAAGCGATCCGCAAACCCGGGAAGTATTTTTTGACGTGCATCGGGATCTGCCGCGGCAGGGACCGGGGAACCGGGCCAGCACTGAACGTGCTCTGGAGATGGCGCGTCCACTGCCTGAGATGCCACGTGTCCTGGATATCGGCTGTGGACCGGGAATGCAGACGCTGCATCTGGCGCGGGCGCTGCCGGATGCACAGATTCAGGCCATCGATGGCCACAAGCCCTTTGTCGTCGAAGCCGAGCGGCGTCTCAAGGAAGCCGGCTTCGGCGAACGGGTCACGGTGTCTCTGGCTGACATGACCGCGTTGCCGTTTCAGGCGGAGGAATTCGACCTCATCTGGTGTGAAGGGGCCGCCTACATCATGGGGGTGGAAGAGGCACTCGAGGCCTGGAAACCGCTGCTGAAGGTCGGCGGACGACTGGCATTCACAGAGCCGGTCTGGCTCCGGGACGATGCGCCCCGGTTTCTGCGCGAGTGGTGGGAGGAGGAGTATCCCCAGCTGCGGGATATCAAAACGCTGCGCAAGGCAGTATCAGGTAACGGCTATCGTCTGCTCGGTGATTTCCCGCTGCCCGAGGAGGCCTGGTGGGACGATTACTACAAACCCATGCTCCGGCGCATCGAGCGCCTGACCGCGAATTACAAAGCGGACCCGGCAGCGATGAGTGTACTGGAGGAGTGTCAGGTCGAGATCGACCACTACCGGGAGTGTTCCGAGTACTACAGCTATCTGTTCCTGGTGCTCGAGCGCGTCTGA
- a CDS encoding protein kinase, translated as MTEPRIKAFGFRPGRVISGRFEILDHLGSGWEGEVYLVRECDTGIERALKLFFPHRNLEGEASKRYARKLHALRHCPIIIQYHVQGTTRVRGATVTYIVFDYAPGEALARFLARQPGQRLSTLAGLHLLYAITCGLEAVHAAGEYHGDLHTENVIVAKFGLTFDIKVLDFFHQQGSRRSQMRGDVVDVIRIFYDSLGGARHYAKQPAEVKAICRGLKHSLIIERFPTLTRLKAHLESINWVQ; from the coding sequence GTGACTGAGCCTAGAATAAAGGCCTTTGGTTTCAGACCAGGGCGGGTGATTTCCGGAAGATTCGAGATTCTCGATCACCTGGGCAGTGGCTGGGAAGGTGAGGTGTATCTTGTCCGCGAGTGCGATACCGGGATCGAGAGAGCCCTGAAGCTGTTCTTCCCCCATCGCAATCTCGAAGGTGAGGCATCGAAGCGCTATGCACGCAAACTGCATGCACTGCGCCACTGCCCGATCATCATCCAGTACCACGTGCAGGGTACGACCCGGGTGCGCGGTGCAACAGTGACCTATATCGTGTTCGACTATGCGCCGGGTGAGGCGCTGGCCAGATTCCTCGCTCGACAACCGGGTCAACGACTTTCCACCCTGGCGGGCCTTCATCTTCTCTACGCGATCACCTGTGGCCTGGAAGCCGTTCATGCCGCCGGTGAATACCACGGAGATCTGCACACAGAGAATGTGATCGTGGCGAAATTCGGACTGACCTTCGATATCAAAGTTCTGGATTTTTTTCATCAGCAGGGCAGTCGACGTTCCCAGATGCGTGGTGACGTTGTTGATGTGATCAGAATTTTTTATGACAGCCTCGGTGGCGCGCGGCACTATGCAAAGCAGCCCGCCGAGGTGAAAGCGATCTGTCGTGGATTGAAGCACTCACTCATCATCGAGCGATTCCCGACATTGACGCGATTGAAGGCGCATCTGGAGTCGATCAACTGGGTGCAATGA
- a CDS encoding MFS transporter, producing the protein MRRLASTALAGTSIEWYDFFLYGTAAALVFPGLFFPPDIPPLVALLASFSTFAVGFLARPIGGILFGHFGDRAGRKTALVTALLMMGGATTLIGCLPSYASAGALAPLLLVVLRFIQGLAIGGQWGGAMLLVTESAPSNRRGFYGAFAQAGAPVGVILANLAFLLVSTNLPEEAFMSWGWRLPFIASVVLIGLSIYVQLHLEDTPAFKKLKSLQTAQNQSVLRTSQPGAAQTTPSRDPAPVSSPVLEAIRLYPRQIMLAAGAFLAVQVTFYILIAFVIAYGTNPDALNLPRNTMLWAVLIGSVVQIPVLFASAAWSDRHGRKGIYMLGAILGGIWAFFLFPLIDTGEFLWIAVSIAAGQAFLSMMYGPQAAFLAELFSTRVRYSGVSLGYQLGAILGGALAPMIATALLAEFGNTFYISVYMAVAGALTLISVVFLSETYKSDLNAVAESG; encoded by the coding sequence ATGCGACGACTCGCAAGCACTGCGCTCGCCGGCACCAGTATCGAGTGGTACGACTTTTTCCTCTACGGGACCGCCGCCGCTCTGGTCTTCCCGGGACTCTTCTTTCCCCCGGACATTCCACCACTGGTCGCCCTGCTGGCCTCTTTCAGCACCTTTGCCGTCGGTTTCCTCGCGCGGCCGATCGGCGGCATCCTGTTCGGACATTTTGGCGACCGGGCCGGACGCAAGACCGCTCTGGTTACTGCACTGCTCATGATGGGCGGGGCAACCACCCTGATCGGCTGCCTGCCGTCCTACGCGAGTGCCGGCGCACTGGCGCCCCTGCTGCTTGTAGTCCTCCGGTTCATCCAGGGGCTGGCCATCGGAGGGCAATGGGGAGGTGCCATGCTGCTGGTCACCGAGAGCGCACCTTCGAATCGACGCGGCTTCTACGGCGCCTTCGCTCAGGCGGGTGCACCAGTGGGTGTCATTCTCGCAAATCTGGCGTTTCTGCTGGTGAGCACCAACCTGCCTGAAGAAGCGTTCATGTCCTGGGGCTGGCGTCTGCCCTTTATCGCCAGTGTGGTGCTGATCGGATTGAGCATCTATGTGCAACTGCATCTCGAGGACACACCGGCCTTCAAAAAGCTCAAGAGTCTGCAGACCGCGCAGAATCAGAGCGTCTTGCGGACATCTCAACCGGGCGCAGCGCAGACCACACCATCCCGCGACCCGGCGCCTGTCAGCTCACCCGTGCTCGAAGCGATCCGCCTCTACCCGAGACAGATCATGCTCGCAGCTGGTGCTTTTCTCGCCGTGCAGGTGACCTTCTACATCCTGATCGCCTTCGTGATTGCCTATGGCACCAATCCGGACGCCCTCAACCTGCCCCGCAATACCATGCTCTGGGCGGTGCTGATCGGATCCGTCGTGCAGATTCCGGTGCTTTTCGCCTCAGCCGCCTGGTCAGATCGCCACGGCCGCAAGGGGATCTACATGCTCGGCGCCATTCTCGGCGGCATCTGGGCCTTCTTTCTGTTCCCGCTGATCGATACCGGCGAGTTCCTGTGGATTGCGGTGTCGATAGCCGCCGGACAGGCATTTCTGTCGATGATGTACGGTCCCCAGGCTGCTTTCCTGGCAGAGCTGTTTTCCACAAGGGTGCGTTACTCAGGCGTTTCGCTCGGTTATCAGCTTGGCGCCATCCTCGGCGGTGCACTTGCCCCCATGATCGCCACCGCTCTGCTCGCCGAATTCGGCAACACGTTCTATATCTCGGTCTACATGGCAGTTGCGGGCGCGTTGACCCTGATTTCAGTCGTGTTCCTCAGTGAGACCTACAAAAGTGATCTCAACGCAGTGGCGGAGTCAGGCTGA
- a CDS encoding NAD(P)/FAD-dependent oxidoreductase yields MDRPLDALIIGAGISGMYQLHLLRSRGLRVQVFEAGDDIGGTWYWNRYPGARFDSESYSYGYSFSTEILEHWEWSEHFSAQPETLRYLHFVADRLDLRRDIHFGMRVVRATWQETEGCWEIGFENGESTRSRLLISAIGVLSAATLPDLPGVGSFKGPAYHTGLWPHEHVDFQDKRVAVIGTGATGVQLIQEVAKTARSLTVFQRRPNWCAPLKNSPIDAATQQRIKASYAEIFARCAETHGGFLHGSDPRNALEVSDEERLAVYERLYNEPGFGIWMGNFRDILIDAAANATISGFVAQKIRDRVRDPALAEKLIPRDHGFGTRRVPLETGYYEVYNQPNVELVDLRETPIERITEQGIATREGDATHERAFDMIIYATGFDAVTGSFDRMDIRGCAGLTLREKWSEGPSTLLGIATRSFPNLFTLVGPHNAATFCNMPRCIEQNVEWVTALIDHMRAEGLQRVEASAAAESAWTVHVHETAERMLFTRIDSWFMGINSNVPGRQQRRFLVYAGGAPTYREMCETEAASGYQGFEFA; encoded by the coding sequence ATGGACAGGCCCCTGGATGCGCTGATCATTGGTGCCGGCATATCGGGCATGTACCAGCTGCACCTGTTGCGCAGCCGCGGATTACGGGTGCAGGTGTTCGAAGCGGGTGATGATATCGGCGGCACCTGGTACTGGAATCGCTATCCGGGTGCCCGTTTCGACTCGGAGAGCTACAGTTACGGCTATTCATTTTCAACGGAGATTCTCGAGCACTGGGAGTGGAGCGAGCATTTCTCAGCCCAACCCGAAACGCTGCGTTATCTGCACTTCGTTGCCGATCGGCTCGATCTGCGCAGGGACATTCATTTCGGGATGCGCGTCGTGCGTGCGACCTGGCAGGAGACTGAGGGCTGCTGGGAGATCGGCTTCGAAAACGGTGAAAGCACGCGATCCCGCCTGCTCATCAGCGCAATCGGCGTCCTGTCTGCAGCCACCCTGCCTGATCTACCGGGTGTTGGCAGTTTCAAAGGACCCGCCTATCACACCGGCCTGTGGCCGCATGAGCACGTGGATTTCCAGGACAAACGGGTTGCCGTAATCGGTACCGGAGCGACCGGTGTCCAGCTGATCCAGGAAGTCGCGAAGACCGCCCGCTCCCTGACTGTTTTTCAGCGCCGGCCCAACTGGTGTGCGCCTCTGAAAAACAGTCCCATCGATGCAGCCACTCAGCAGCGCATCAAGGCCAGCTACGCTGAGATCTTCGCCCGTTGCGCCGAGACACACGGCGGGTTCCTGCACGGATCGGATCCGCGCAATGCGCTCGAAGTCAGCGACGAGGAGCGTCTGGCCGTCTATGAACGGCTCTACAACGAGCCGGGCTTCGGCATCTGGATGGGAAACTTCCGGGACATCCTCATCGATGCAGCGGCCAACGCAACCATCAGCGGGTTCGTGGCGCAGAAAATCCGCGACCGTGTAAGGGATCCGGCCCTCGCGGAGAAGCTCATTCCCCGCGATCACGGTTTCGGCACGCGACGCGTACCGCTGGAAACCGGCTACTACGAGGTCTACAACCAGCCCAATGTCGAGCTGGTGGATCTGCGCGAAACCCCCATCGAGCGCATTACCGAACAGGGCATTGCCACCCGGGAAGGCGATGCGACGCACGAGCGCGCATTCGACATGATCATCTACGCAACCGGCTTCGATGCGGTCACCGGTTCATTCGACCGCATGGACATCCGCGGTTGCGCGGGTCTCACCCTGCGTGAGAAATGGTCCGAAGGTCCGAGTACCCTGCTGGGCATCGCGACCCGCAGTTTTCCCAACCTGTTCACCCTTGTCGGCCCTCACAACGCCGCCACCTTCTGCAACATGCCCCGCTGTATCGAACAGAATGTGGAATGGGTGACTGCACTGATCGATCACATGCGTGCGGAGGGCCTGCAGCGGGTTGAAGCTTCGGCGGCGGCGGAGTCCGCATGGACCGTCCATGTCCATGAAACCGCCGAGCGCATGCTGTTTACCCGGATCGATTCCTGGTTCATGGGTATCAATTCCAATGTACCCGGCAGGCAGCAGCGCAGATTTCTGGTCTATGCCGGCGGCGCGCCCACCTACCGGGAAATGTGTGAAACGGAGGCGGCTTCGGGCTATCAGGGATTCGAGTTCGCCTGA
- a CDS encoding ABC transporter permease, whose protein sequence is MTTGPETRASTATLAVDMADPARCVMTLGGDWLLGSPLPDLSRELEALNLDNSRPVAGESDTATETKGAERDSSAAAVTLAFDTGALGEWDTGLLTELVSVHKLAAHAGLDLDTEGLPEGARRLLQLAFTVAAKEDAQRRSGQQGFLAHLGEGALNVWKSSRDLLEFFGLLIQSFSRIFRGTGTCFRQDVFLQIQQAGIEALPIVSIISLLIGMIFAFVGVMQLNNFGAGIYTADLVAVAMFREIAAIITAIIMAGRTGAAYAAEIGTMKVNEEVDALTTLGFNPIDYLVSPRVIALVTMMPLLTLYSSLMGIVGGSLVGLSMLDVTLIQYTEQTISSVSFNYLFGGLFKAVVYGALVAIAGCMQGMACGNSAMAVGVATTKAVVMGIVLIVVSASILTVIYINLGI, encoded by the coding sequence GTGACCACGGGGCCAGAAACCAGGGCGAGCACCGCGACTCTGGCCGTTGACATGGCGGACCCGGCCCGGTGCGTGATGACTCTGGGCGGAGACTGGCTGCTCGGCTCACCCCTGCCCGACCTCAGCCGTGAACTCGAAGCGCTCAATCTCGACAACTCCCGGCCCGTGGCGGGGGAATCCGATACGGCAACCGAAACAAAAGGCGCAGAAAGAGATTCCTCCGCCGCTGCAGTGACACTGGCTTTCGATACCGGGGCTCTGGGAGAGTGGGATACCGGTCTGCTCACCGAACTGGTCAGCGTCCACAAGCTTGCCGCACACGCCGGTCTGGATCTCGACACCGAAGGACTCCCCGAAGGCGCACGCCGGCTTCTTCAGCTGGCCTTCACCGTGGCCGCCAAAGAGGATGCCCAGCGCAGATCCGGGCAGCAGGGTTTTCTCGCCCACCTCGGAGAAGGGGCATTGAATGTCTGGAAGAGCAGCCGCGACCTGCTGGAATTCTTCGGACTCCTGATCCAGTCCTTCTCGCGCATATTCCGCGGCACAGGCACCTGCTTCCGGCAGGATGTGTTCCTGCAGATTCAGCAGGCCGGGATAGAAGCCCTGCCCATCGTCAGCATCATCAGCCTGCTGATCGGCATGATCTTCGCCTTCGTGGGGGTGATGCAGCTCAACAACTTCGGCGCCGGTATCTACACCGCCGATCTCGTCGCGGTGGCCATGTTCCGTGAGATCGCCGCCATCATCACTGCCATCATCATGGCTGGCCGCACAGGCGCTGCATACGCAGCGGAAATCGGCACCATGAAAGTCAACGAAGAAGTCGACGCCCTCACCACACTGGGCTTCAATCCCATCGACTATCTGGTCTCCCCCAGGGTGATCGCGCTGGTGACCATGATGCCCCTGCTGACGCTCTATTCGAGCCTGATGGGCATCGTCGGTGGCAGCCTGGTGGGCCTGAGTATGCTCGACGTCACCCTGATACAGTACACCGAGCAGACCATCAGCTCGGTGAGCTTCAACTATCTCTTTGGTGGGCTGTTCAAGGCTGTCGTCTACGGTGCGCTCGTTGCCATCGCCGGCTGCATGCAGGGCATGGCCTGCGGCAACAGCGCGATGGCTGTGGGTGTGGCGACCACCAAGGCAGTGGTCATGGGCATCGTACTGATTGTCGTGAGTGCGTCCATTCTCACCGTGATCTACATCAACCTGGGCATCTGA
- a CDS encoding ATP-binding cassette domain-containing protein — protein MTQAHIEVKDLTIAYGDFVVQRDLNFTVARGDIFIIMGGSGCGKSTLLKSMIGLRKPAKGDILFQGESYWAASEAMREQMKQRFGTLFQAGALWSGMTLAENIALPLRQYTALNAATINEVCAYKLSLVGLAGFEDFYPSEISGGMKKRAALARAMAMDPEILFFDEPSAGLDPISAKLLDDLILELRDSLGTTVVVVTHELESIFTIGTNSVFLDPETRTQLATGNPRELRDHHSNFEVRNFLRRGTEPRQRESA, from the coding sequence ATGACACAGGCGCACATCGAGGTAAAAGACCTGACCATTGCCTATGGTGACTTCGTCGTGCAGCGGGATCTCAACTTCACCGTCGCTCGAGGTGACATCTTCATCATTATGGGTGGCAGCGGATGCGGGAAGAGCACGCTGCTGAAGTCGATGATCGGACTCAGGAAACCCGCGAAGGGTGACATTCTGTTCCAGGGCGAAAGCTACTGGGCCGCCAGTGAGGCGATGCGCGAGCAGATGAAACAGCGCTTCGGTACCCTGTTTCAGGCGGGAGCGCTCTGGTCCGGGATGACACTGGCAGAGAACATCGCCCTGCCACTGCGCCAGTACACGGCGCTGAACGCGGCAACCATCAATGAGGTCTGCGCCTACAAACTGTCTCTGGTCGGCCTGGCCGGATTCGAGGATTTCTACCCGAGCGAGATTTCCGGCGGCATGAAAAAGCGCGCAGCGCTGGCCCGGGCGATGGCCATGGATCCGGAGATCCTCTTCTTCGACGAACCATCCGCAGGCCTCGACCCGATCAGCGCCAAACTGCTCGATGATCTGATTCTCGAGCTCAGAGACAGCCTCGGGACCACAGTGGTCGTGGTTACCCACGAACTCGAGAGCATATTCACGATAGGCACCAACAGCGTGTTTCTGGATCCGGAGACCCGCACACAGCTTGCGACCGGCAACCCGCGTGAGCTGCGCGACCATCACAGCAATTTCGAAGTGCGCAATTTCCTGCGCCGCGGCACCGAACCCAGACAGCGAGAAAGCGCATGA